One region of Polynucleobacter sp. Adler-ghost genomic DNA includes:
- a CDS encoding NAD-dependent succinate-semialdehyde dehydrogenase yields MSAVNHISSLLKDKNLLKGDAFIGGKWLKAKSGKVFSVNNPATGEEIAQVPNLDVADALDAVASAENAFTLWRTKTGKERAAVLRKWFELITEHTEDLGIIMSLEQGKPLVEAKGEIHYGSSFIEWFAEEAKRVTGAIPSSTWEDKRLMVLKQPIGVCVAITPWNFPSAMITRKVSPALAAGCSIVIKPAEQTPLSALALAELASRAGVPDGVINILTADAHNSIAIGKALCDSQVVKHLSFTGSTEVGKLLMMQCAPTVKKIALELGGHAPFIVFEDANIDNAVAGAMFAKYRNAGQACVAANRFYVHKKVHNEFVEKFAAATKGLKVGHGLEPGVTQGPLIDEQALAKVQRHIADALSKGATLVTGGKSSERGGTFFEPTILADVNNAMLVVTEETFGPVAPVITFESDEEVVKLANNSQFGLASYFYSRDIGRIWKVAEALEFGMVGVNTGLFSNEVGPFGGVKQSGLGREGSSWGIDEYLEMKYVCVGL; encoded by the coding sequence AAATCTCCTGAAGGGCGATGCATTTATCGGCGGTAAATGGCTTAAAGCTAAATCAGGCAAAGTATTTTCAGTGAACAATCCCGCAACTGGCGAAGAAATTGCTCAGGTTCCTAACCTCGATGTAGCTGATGCACTAGATGCCGTTGCATCAGCCGAAAATGCATTTACCTTATGGCGAACAAAAACTGGCAAGGAACGTGCCGCAGTTTTGCGCAAGTGGTTTGAATTGATTACGGAGCACACCGAAGATCTTGGGATCATCATGTCTTTGGAGCAGGGCAAGCCTTTGGTTGAGGCTAAGGGCGAGATTCATTACGGATCCTCGTTTATTGAATGGTTTGCTGAAGAAGCAAAACGAGTAACCGGCGCCATTCCTAGTTCAACGTGGGAAGATAAGCGTCTGATGGTTCTCAAGCAACCAATCGGAGTGTGTGTAGCGATTACTCCTTGGAATTTCCCAAGTGCAATGATCACTAGAAAAGTATCTCCAGCATTGGCTGCGGGTTGCTCCATTGTGATCAAGCCTGCTGAGCAAACACCGTTATCAGCTTTGGCATTGGCTGAACTAGCCTCTCGAGCTGGCGTCCCTGATGGGGTGATCAATATTTTGACTGCCGATGCGCACAATTCCATCGCCATTGGTAAGGCCCTTTGTGATTCTCAGGTCGTTAAGCATCTCTCGTTCACTGGATCTACTGAGGTTGGCAAGCTGCTGATGATGCAGTGTGCTCCCACAGTGAAAAAGATTGCCCTTGAGCTCGGTGGTCATGCGCCATTTATTGTTTTTGAAGACGCTAATATTGACAATGCTGTTGCTGGCGCCATGTTTGCTAAGTACCGTAATGCTGGCCAAGCTTGCGTTGCAGCCAATCGCTTTTATGTCCATAAAAAAGTTCACAATGAATTTGTAGAAAAATTTGCTGCTGCTACTAAAGGGCTCAAAGTAGGCCATGGTTTAGAGCCTGGTGTTACCCAAGGACCATTGATTGATGAGCAGGCGCTGGCTAAAGTCCAGAGGCATATTGCTGATGCCCTTTCTAAGGGGGCGACCTTGGTTACCGGTGGCAAGTCTTCCGAGCGAGGCGGTACTTTCTTTGAGCCCACTATTTTGGCTGATGTAAACAATGCCATGCTAGTGGTAACTGAAGAAACATTTGGACCAGTTGCCCCAGTGATTACTTTTGAGTCTGATGAGGAGGTTGTCAAGCTGGCTAATAACAGTCAATTTGGATTAGCTTCTTATTTCTACAGCCGTGATATTGGTCGGATCTGGAAGGTTGCTGAGGCCCTAGAGTTTGGCATGGTGGGCGTAAACACAGGTCTCTTTTCTAATGAGGTCGGCCCATTTGGAGGTGTCAAGCAATCCGGTCTAGGCAGAGAGGGCAGCTCTTGGGGTATCGATGAATACCTCGAGATGAAGTATGTCTGCGTAGGCCTATAA
- a CDS encoding tripartite tricarboxylate transporter substrate binding protein — protein sequence MHSKKKQKIGILLGCLFAAVSLFSQSASGQSAPAEESWPNRPISMIIPFPPGGVATVVGRPIADGMAKNLEKPIIMENKPGAGGGIGNAYVAKAKPDGYNVLFAMSSVSTIPETDKIAGKTASYSTNQLRPIGRITSDPLVIVVKSDAPWKTMAEFVADAKKYPGKYNFSSSGNYGTMQLPMEMLKTNQNIFVVHIPYGGAGPAVLAVLSGEVDIVASGPSTVVQNIKAGKLRALAHTGSGKMAALPDVPSLKELGIPVEYNQWTGIFVPKSTPEPIVKKYRDALRVAVNDNSIRSTIGNAGSPIDYLDEPEFQVFWDKDIAKMNEVVRKIGKLD from the coding sequence ATGCATTCCAAGAAAAAACAAAAAATCGGAATCTTATTAGGCTGTTTATTTGCTGCAGTATCGCTGTTTAGCCAGAGCGCGTCTGGTCAGTCAGCGCCTGCTGAAGAGTCATGGCCTAACAGACCGATTTCAATGATCATTCCGTTTCCGCCAGGCGGGGTTGCTACTGTTGTTGGCAGACCCATTGCTGATGGCATGGCTAAAAATCTTGAAAAGCCCATCATCATGGAAAACAAACCTGGTGCAGGTGGTGGGATTGGTAATGCCTATGTAGCTAAAGCAAAACCGGATGGCTATAACGTTTTATTTGCCATGTCTTCTGTTTCAACGATTCCAGAGACAGATAAGATTGCTGGCAAAACCGCTTCGTACTCAACGAATCAGCTCAGACCCATTGGCCGTATTACTTCGGATCCACTAGTGATTGTTGTGAAGAGTGATGCGCCATGGAAAACAATGGCAGAGTTCGTTGCTGATGCTAAAAAGTATCCTGGTAAATACAATTTCAGCTCTTCTGGTAACTATGGAACTATGCAGTTACCAATGGAGATGCTGAAGACGAATCAGAATATTTTCGTTGTTCATATTCCCTATGGCGGTGCTGGTCCTGCTGTGTTGGCTGTGCTCAGTGGAGAGGTTGATATTGTCGCAAGCGGGCCATCAACGGTAGTGCAAAATATTAAAGCCGGAAAATTGAGGGCTTTAGCACACACTGGATCAGGCAAGATGGCTGCGCTTCCAGATGTTCCATCTCTCAAAGAACTTGGAATACCAGTTGAATACAATCAATGGACGGGAATCTTTGTGCCTAAGAGTACGCCTGAGCCGATTGTCAAAAAATATCGCGATGCATTGAGAGTTGCCGTCAATGACAACTCCATTCGCTCAACTATTGGCAATGCAGGCAGTCCAATTGACTATCTTGACGAACCTGAATTCCAAGTCTTTTGGGATAAGGACATTGCCAAGATGAATGAAGTAGTCAGAAAAATTGGCAAGCTCGATTAG
- a CDS encoding CaiB/BaiF CoA-transferase family protein: MGALSHIRVLDLSRVLAGPWCTQNLADLGADVIKVEKPGEGDDTRHWGPPFARDQSGKDTAETAYFISINRNKRSITVDISKPEGQDIIRQLAKESDVVIENYKVGQLAKYGLDYESLRKVKSDLIYCSITGFGQFGPYSKRPGYDFIVQGMGGFMSVTGEADGFPGASPQKAGVAIADIFTGMYATTSILAAIAHKNHTGEGQYIDLALLDTQIAVMANVASAYLCSDEVPKRWGNASPTIVPYQTLPTSDGWMIVAAGNNGQFRHFVTAGGEAHLADNPLYSENPMRVKHREQLVPLLEEMTRKKTKAEWIALLEKANVPCGPINNFQEVFENEQVKARDIQINVPHPTAGKMKLVASPMRLSKTPVEVRMAPPTLGQHTDEILRERLGLSAQDILVLRENGSI, encoded by the coding sequence ATGGGAGCCTTAAGTCATATTCGCGTTTTAGACCTCAGCCGTGTTCTTGCCGGCCCGTGGTGCACACAAAACCTCGCCGACCTCGGCGCAGACGTCATCAAGGTTGAAAAGCCAGGTGAAGGCGACGATACGCGTCACTGGGGCCCTCCTTTTGCTAGAGATCAAAGTGGTAAAGATACGGCTGAAACTGCGTATTTCATATCAATTAACCGCAATAAACGCTCTATTACGGTGGATATTAGCAAGCCAGAGGGCCAAGATATCATTCGCCAGCTAGCAAAAGAGTCCGATGTTGTCATTGAAAACTACAAAGTTGGGCAACTGGCGAAGTACGGGCTTGATTACGAGAGTTTGAGAAAAGTGAAGTCTGATCTCATTTATTGCTCTATTACTGGATTCGGCCAATTTGGACCCTACTCAAAACGTCCTGGATATGATTTTATTGTCCAAGGAATGGGGGGCTTTATGAGCGTTACCGGTGAAGCAGACGGCTTTCCGGGGGCTAGCCCACAAAAAGCTGGGGTTGCGATCGCCGATATTTTTACAGGGATGTACGCTACCACCTCTATCTTGGCTGCCATTGCCCATAAAAACCATACTGGCGAAGGTCAATATATTGACTTGGCCCTGTTGGATACACAAATAGCAGTCATGGCAAATGTGGCTAGCGCCTATTTATGTTCTGATGAAGTCCCCAAGCGCTGGGGTAATGCATCCCCAACGATAGTGCCGTATCAAACGCTTCCAACATCAGATGGTTGGATGATTGTTGCTGCTGGGAATAATGGTCAATTTAGGCATTTCGTCACAGCGGGTGGTGAAGCCCATTTAGCCGACAATCCTCTGTACTCAGAGAATCCAATGCGAGTAAAGCACCGTGAACAGCTAGTACCGCTGCTTGAGGAGATGACGAGAAAGAAGACTAAGGCAGAATGGATCGCCTTACTTGAGAAAGCAAATGTACCCTGTGGGCCAATTAATAATTTTCAAGAGGTCTTTGAAAATGAACAGGTTAAAGCCCGTGATATTCAAATCAATGTGCCCCACCCCACAGCTGGCAAGATGAAGTTAGTGGCAAGTCCTATGCGACTCTCTAAAACTCCAGTAGAAGTAAGGATGGCACCCCCTACACTAGGACAACACACTGATGAGATCCTACGCGAGAGACTGGGTCTTAGCGCGCAGGATATCCTTGTACTAAGAGAAAATGGTTCGATCTAA
- a CDS encoding DNA topoisomerase IV subunit B, translating into MATRKTSEYSESSIQVLKGLEPVRQRPGMYTRTDNPLHIIQEVLDNASDEALGGFGKHIIVTLHTDSSVSVEDDGRGIPVGIHPTERLPVVEIVFTQLHAGGKFEKGTGGAYAFSGGLHGVGVSVTNALSKRLEVTVWREGKVSTLTFADGKVIEKLKTSAAGKEDKSHGTRVRAWPDSKYFDSAAIPMPELIRLLRSKAVLLPGVKVTLIQEKSGESQTWQYAQGLRGYLNEAMAQAGHGAEVIPPFEGEQYATGNGDDDSFAEGEGAAWVVTWTEDGAPVRESYVNLIPTPAGGTHESGLREGLFNAVKGFIEMHALQPKGVKLMPEDVFARASFILSAKVLDPQFQGQIKERLNSRDAVRLVSGYAKSALELWLNEHVDYGRKLADLVIKQAQARTRAGQKVEKKKSSGVAVLPGKLTDCESQDIGLNEIFLVEGDSAGGSAKMGRNKEYQAILPLRGKVLNTWEAERDRLFANNEVHDIAVAIGVDPHGANDSPDLSNLRYGKVCILSDADVDGAHIQVLLLTLFFKHFPKLIELGHIHISRPPLFRVDAPARGKKPAQKIYALDASELQAIEDKLRKDGVKESAWQISRFKGLGEMSAEQLWDTTLNPDTRRLLPVTLGAWTEDETIKTMDMLMGKSESGARRDWLEERGNEVEADI; encoded by the coding sequence ATGGCTACCCGTAAAACATCCGAATACAGCGAATCATCGATTCAAGTCCTAAAAGGGCTCGAACCCGTCCGTCAGCGGCCGGGAATGTACACCCGTACTGATAACCCCTTGCACATCATTCAAGAGGTGCTTGATAACGCTTCCGACGAGGCATTAGGTGGGTTTGGTAAACATATTATTGTCACTTTGCATACTGATAGCAGTGTGAGCGTGGAGGATGATGGTCGCGGTATTCCAGTGGGCATTCATCCGACTGAGAGACTACCGGTAGTAGAAATCGTCTTCACCCAACTTCATGCTGGCGGTAAATTTGAAAAAGGTACCGGTGGTGCGTATGCCTTCTCTGGTGGTTTGCACGGTGTTGGTGTCTCCGTTACTAATGCCTTATCCAAGCGACTAGAGGTCACTGTATGGCGTGAGGGTAAAGTTTCGACACTGACCTTTGCGGATGGCAAAGTGATTGAAAAGCTCAAAACCAGCGCCGCTGGAAAAGAAGATAAATCGCACGGTACACGTGTGCGCGCATGGCCTGATAGCAAGTACTTTGACAGTGCAGCGATTCCTATGCCTGAGCTTATTCGTTTGTTGCGCTCTAAGGCGGTCTTATTGCCAGGCGTAAAAGTGACCTTGATTCAAGAAAAGTCTGGCGAGAGCCAAACTTGGCAATATGCCCAAGGCTTGCGCGGCTACTTAAATGAAGCGATGGCTCAAGCAGGTCACGGTGCAGAAGTGATTCCTCCGTTTGAAGGTGAGCAATACGCAACTGGTAACGGCGATGATGATTCCTTTGCTGAAGGCGAGGGCGCAGCCTGGGTTGTTACCTGGACTGAAGATGGTGCACCTGTGCGAGAGAGTTATGTGAACTTGATTCCAACTCCTGCAGGTGGAACGCATGAAAGTGGTTTACGTGAAGGTCTCTTTAATGCCGTGAAAGGCTTCATCGAGATGCATGCTTTACAACCAAAAGGTGTCAAGTTAATGCCTGAGGATGTGTTTGCGCGCGCTTCATTCATTTTGTCTGCCAAGGTATTGGATCCCCAATTCCAAGGGCAAATTAAAGAGCGCCTGAACTCTAGAGACGCAGTGCGTTTGGTTTCTGGTTATGCTAAATCTGCATTAGAGCTGTGGCTCAATGAGCACGTGGACTATGGTCGCAAACTAGCGGACTTAGTCATTAAGCAAGCCCAAGCCAGAACCCGTGCCGGCCAAAAAGTAGAGAAGAAGAAATCTTCTGGTGTAGCAGTTCTCCCCGGAAAGTTGACTGATTGTGAGAGCCAAGATATTGGTCTGAATGAAATTTTCTTGGTTGAGGGTGATTCGGCAGGTGGCTCAGCCAAGATGGGTCGTAATAAGGAGTATCAAGCGATTCTGCCTTTGCGCGGTAAGGTCCTCAATACCTGGGAAGCTGAGCGTGATCGCTTGTTTGCCAATAATGAAGTGCATGACATTGCTGTAGCGATTGGCGTTGATCCGCATGGTGCTAATGACTCGCCTGATTTATCGAACTTGCGTTATGGCAAGGTATGCATCTTGTCTGATGCGGACGTCGATGGAGCGCATATTCAGGTTTTGTTGCTCACCTTGTTCTTCAAACATTTCCCTAAATTAATTGAATTGGGGCATATCCATATTTCTCGGCCACCCTTATTTAGAGTGGATGCGCCAGCTCGTGGCAAAAAGCCAGCCCAAAAGATTTACGCTTTAGATGCAAGCGAGCTGCAAGCAATTGAAGACAAGTTGCGTAAAGATGGTGTCAAAGAGTCTGCGTGGCAAATTTCTCGTTTTAAAGGTTTGGGTGAGATGAGTGCTGAACAACTGTGGGACACCACTCTCAATCCTGATACACGCCGCCTCTTACCGGTGACCTTGGGCGCATGGACAGAAGATGAAACAATTAAAACAATGGATATGTTGATGGGTAAATCCGAATCCGGGGCGCGTCGTGATTGGTTAGAAGAGCGCGGCAACGAGGTAGAGGCGGACATCTAA
- the parC gene encoding DNA topoisomerase IV subunit A, which produces MPVKTGGPNDPHDPKKIELNEDDKDSLTLAVYAERAYLDYAISVVKGRALPDVSDGQKPVQRRILFSMSEMGLRADAKPVKSARVVGDVLGKFHPHGDQSAYDALVRLAQSFSLRYPLIDGQGNFGSRDGDGAAAMRYTEARLTKIAGLLLSEIDEGTVDFAPNYDGSFQEPKLLPARLPFVLLNGASGIAVGMATEIPSHNLREVASAAIALMKSPKMSTAELLEIMPGPDYPGGGQIISSSAEIAQIYEAGRGSLKVRARWSVEELARGQWQIVVNELPPSTSSQRVLQEIEEITNPKVKVGKKTLTPEQSNLKSTILNVLDGVRDESSKDAAVRLVFEPKSKNIDVNEFANLLLAHTSLESNAPMNLVMIGTDGRPRQKGLKEIISEWISFRVSTVTRRTQHRLGKVNDRMHILEGRLTVLLNIDKVIKIIRNSDEPKADLIKEFKLSDRQAEDILDIRLRQLARLEGIKIEQELKELKSERDDLEGLLQSDTVLRKRIIKEIESDMKDFGDDRRTLIQEDKRAIAETKVLDEPVTVIVSQKGWVRVRQGHEHDATQFAFKSGDALYGTFECRTVDVMQGFGSDGRVYTVPVSELPGARGDGSPLTSFVNLAAGSQMVAYYAGQPDDLVLISTRSGNGFLANVADMSTRNKAGKSFVGIDSKFPGGDAPLGAAKVTAGMKQVACLSESSKLLVFPLDELKRLPTGGKGVILMGLDDKEKLASAIAVGPDGATYSGAGRAGKPTELSLDAKTLKSFAGNRARKGHFVEPRLKDGKLKAN; this is translated from the coding sequence ATGCCGGTGAAAACAGGCGGACCGAATGATCCACACGATCCAAAAAAGATTGAGCTCAATGAGGATGACAAAGATAGTTTGACGCTGGCTGTTTATGCTGAACGCGCTTACTTGGATTACGCGATTAGCGTTGTCAAAGGTCGTGCATTACCGGATGTATCCGATGGCCAAAAGCCAGTTCAACGCCGCATTCTGTTCTCGATGAGCGAAATGGGTTTGCGTGCTGATGCTAAGCCTGTAAAGAGCGCTCGTGTTGTTGGTGATGTGCTGGGTAAATTCCATCCACATGGTGATCAATCTGCCTATGACGCATTAGTGCGTCTTGCCCAGAGCTTCTCCTTGCGTTATCCATTGATTGATGGTCAGGGTAACTTTGGCTCACGTGATGGTGATGGCGCAGCGGCAATGCGTTACACCGAAGCACGCTTAACTAAGATTGCTGGTTTGTTGCTTAGTGAGATTGATGAGGGTACGGTTGATTTTGCACCCAACTACGATGGATCTTTCCAAGAGCCTAAGTTATTACCAGCTCGCTTACCCTTTGTTCTATTGAACGGCGCATCGGGTATTGCGGTAGGCATGGCAACGGAGATTCCTTCACATAATTTACGTGAAGTGGCTAGCGCAGCTATCGCTTTAATGAAGTCGCCGAAAATGAGCACTGCAGAGTTGCTGGAAATCATGCCTGGTCCAGATTACCCTGGCGGTGGTCAAATTATTTCTTCCTCAGCAGAAATTGCCCAGATTTATGAGGCAGGTCGCGGCAGTTTAAAAGTTCGTGCACGCTGGTCTGTTGAGGAATTGGCGCGTGGTCAGTGGCAGATTGTGGTCAATGAACTACCGCCATCAACCTCATCTCAGCGCGTATTGCAAGAGATTGAAGAGATTACCAATCCTAAGGTGAAAGTTGGTAAAAAGACTTTAACTCCCGAGCAAAGCAATCTCAAGTCCACCATTCTGAATGTCCTTGATGGCGTTCGTGATGAGTCGAGTAAAGATGCGGCTGTGCGTTTGGTCTTTGAGCCTAAGAGCAAAAATATTGATGTCAATGAGTTTGCCAATCTACTGCTGGCCCACACATCACTAGAGTCCAATGCGCCAATGAACTTGGTCATGATCGGTACAGATGGTCGCCCACGGCAAAAAGGCCTTAAAGAAATTATTTCTGAGTGGATTTCTTTCAGAGTTAGTACGGTTACACGGCGTACTCAGCACCGTTTAGGCAAGGTGAATGATCGAATGCATATTCTAGAAGGGCGCTTAACTGTTCTTCTGAATATTGATAAGGTTATTAAGATCATTCGCAATAGCGATGAACCTAAGGCTGATCTCATCAAAGAGTTCAAGCTGAGTGACCGTCAGGCAGAAGATATCTTAGATATTCGCTTGCGTCAGTTGGCCCGCCTTGAAGGCATCAAGATTGAGCAAGAGTTGAAAGAACTGAAGTCTGAGCGTGATGATCTTGAAGGTTTATTGCAGAGCGATACCGTTCTACGCAAACGCATCATCAAAGAAATCGAATCTGATATGAAGGATTTTGGCGACGATCGCCGAACTCTCATTCAGGAAGATAAGCGCGCTATCGCTGAGACCAAAGTTTTGGATGAGCCAGTTACGGTGATCGTGTCACAAAAGGGTTGGGTGCGCGTACGTCAAGGTCATGAACATGATGCAACGCAGTTTGCCTTTAAGTCAGGCGATGCCTTATATGGCACATTTGAGTGCCGCACAGTCGATGTGATGCAAGGTTTTGGTAGTGATGGTCGCGTATATACCGTGCCAGTGAGTGAATTGCCTGGCGCTCGTGGGGATGGCTCGCCATTAACCAGTTTTGTAAATTTAGCTGCTGGATCACAAATGGTTGCCTACTATGCTGGTCAGCCAGATGATCTGGTGCTGATTTCTACTAGATCAGGTAATGGCTTCCTTGCAAACGTGGCAGACATGTCTACCCGTAATAAGGCCGGTAAATCGTTTGTTGGTATTGATAGTAAATTTCCAGGCGGTGATGCACCTCTCGGAGCTGCTAAGGTCACGGCGGGGATGAAGCAGGTAGCCTGCTTATCTGAAAGCTCTAAGTTATTGGTCTTCCCGCTTGATGAACTGAAGCGTTTGCCTACTGGTGGCAAAGGCGTCATTCTGATGGGCTTGGATGATAAAGAGAAGCTGGCTTCTGCAATCGCCGTTGGACCGGATGGTGCCACCTATTCCGGTGCTGGACGTGCTGGTAAGCCAACGGAGTTAAGTCTTGATGCGAAAACCTTGAAGTCGTTTGCAGGTAATCGTGCCCGCAAAGGCCACTTTGTAGAGCCAAGACTCAAAGACGGAAAACTCAAAGCGAACTAA
- a CDS encoding XdhC family protein: MNSTDLSVLKAAVDWLKLGHPVAIATVVQTWGSAPRPVGSWLAIRGDGQVTGSVSGGCVEDDLIRRVQTEILTRDLPEMVVYGVSQQEAARFGLPCGGTLRLLVEPKPELAILEDILESISNHQITSRTVDLATGKSMLEAGNRHEAFVCDERLMKTTYGPRWRMVIIGAGQLSLYTADFALASDFEVIVIDPREEYAEGINRDQIQFIKGMPDDVLLEIGVDSHTAVVALTHDPKLDDMALMEALKSPAFYVGALGSRINTQKRKARLLEFDVTQEQVERLHGPVGLFIGALTPPEIAVSILAEVIAVKYGVAVSQKV, encoded by the coding sequence ATGAATAGTACCGATTTAAGCGTATTAAAAGCTGCGGTGGATTGGCTCAAATTGGGTCATCCCGTAGCTATTGCCACAGTTGTGCAGACATGGGGCTCTGCTCCAAGACCTGTCGGGTCCTGGCTGGCCATTCGAGGTGATGGGCAAGTCACTGGATCAGTTTCTGGCGGATGCGTAGAAGATGATCTGATTCGCCGAGTGCAAACCGAAATCCTGACCAGAGATTTGCCGGAAATGGTGGTCTATGGTGTTAGTCAACAAGAGGCCGCTCGCTTTGGCCTGCCCTGTGGTGGAACGCTGCGATTGCTCGTCGAGCCAAAACCAGAGTTGGCTATTTTGGAGGACATTCTGGAGTCCATCAGCAATCACCAAATTACGTCACGCACAGTGGATCTTGCGACCGGCAAATCTATGCTCGAGGCTGGCAATCGTCATGAGGCATTCGTCTGTGACGAGCGATTGATGAAAACCACATATGGTCCTCGTTGGCGCATGGTCATCATTGGCGCGGGGCAGTTATCACTTTACACCGCTGATTTTGCGCTCGCATCGGACTTTGAAGTGATCGTGATTGATCCGCGCGAAGAATACGCAGAAGGCATTAATCGTGATCAGATTCAGTTTATCAAGGGCATGCCAGATGATGTGCTGCTAGAAATTGGAGTTGACTCCCATACGGCGGTGGTTGCCTTAACGCATGATCCCAAGCTTGATGACATGGCCTTAATGGAGGCATTGAAGTCCCCTGCATTTTACGTGGGCGCACTGGGTAGCAGAATCAATACTCAAAAGCGCAAAGCCCGCTTACTAGAATTTGATGTTACACAGGAGCAAGTTGAACGTCTCCATGGACCTGTCGGTCTATTTATCGGTGCCTTGACTCCACCAGAAATCGCCGTATCGATCTTGGCTGAAGTTATTGCCGTGAAGTACGGCGTAGCAGTCTCCCAGAAAGTTTAA
- a CDS encoding NTP transferase domain-containing protein — translation MPSSSPSTQDSKLRTAVLLLAAGEGSRLGTHPKALLHREGKTLLECFSKAIQGFDPVECIVVTGFHAQLIESEISKLNTALAHPMKIIRNASPEEGQPSSVRLGLESLRADFDVLLLALSDQPEVGAKEIQALLDEYLKREDGQEIILPTVEGRRGNPVLFSDKAISDVLQIPGMFCRSYMDLHPDKVRIMPTSNKAFVMDVDTPEDIQRHKLNRFSF, via the coding sequence ATGCCAAGTTCTAGCCCATCAACCCAAGATTCAAAATTACGCACAGCTGTCCTGTTATTGGCAGCTGGCGAAGGCAGTCGGCTAGGTACTCATCCGAAAGCTTTGCTGCACCGTGAAGGTAAGACCCTTTTAGAGTGTTTTTCAAAGGCAATTCAGGGATTTGATCCCGTCGAATGCATCGTGGTCACTGGATTTCACGCACAATTGATTGAGTCTGAGATTAGCAAGTTAAATACCGCTTTGGCTCATCCGATGAAGATTATTAGAAATGCTTCGCCGGAAGAGGGTCAGCCATCTTCTGTTCGCTTGGGGCTTGAATCCCTCCGAGCTGACTTTGATGTCTTGCTACTCGCGCTATCAGATCAGCCTGAAGTTGGTGCAAAGGAGATACAAGCATTACTTGATGAATACCTTAAGCGAGAAGATGGTCAGGAAATTATTCTGCCAACGGTGGAGGGAAGACGCGGTAATCCAGTTTTATTTTCTGATAAAGCGATCTCGGATGTGCTGCAAATCCCAGGTATGTTTTGTCGATCCTATATGGATCTTCATCCCGACAAGGTAAGGATTATGCCCACCAGTAATAAGGCATTTGTTATGGATGTCGACACACCGGAAGACATCCAAAGACACAAACTCAACCGATTTAGTTTTTAA
- a CDS encoding RidA family protein, producing the protein MTNHISDRLKTLGIDLPPPGPPAAAYVMAATTGNTVFLSGHIAKQDGKPWVGKLGLDMNTETGKAAAKSIAIDLIATLQNHLGSLDKVKRIVKVMGLVNSTSEFTEQHLVINGCSELLFEVFGDAGKHARSAFGVAQIPLGACVEIELIAEI; encoded by the coding sequence ATGACAAATCACATTAGCGATCGCCTAAAAACTTTGGGTATTGACTTACCTCCGCCTGGACCACCTGCTGCCGCCTATGTCATGGCTGCAACGACTGGCAATACTGTTTTTCTATCAGGTCATATTGCCAAGCAAGATGGCAAGCCGTGGGTTGGTAAGCTGGGTCTTGATATGAACACCGAAACCGGTAAAGCTGCAGCTAAATCGATTGCGATTGATTTAATTGCCACTCTACAAAATCACTTAGGTTCACTCGATAAAGTAAAGCGCATAGTCAAAGTGATGGGTTTAGTCAATTCAACTTCTGAATTTACAGAGCAACACTTAGTAATCAACGGATGCTCGGAACTACTCTTTGAGGTTTTTGGTGATGCAGGAAAACATGCTCGTAGCGCATTTGGTGTAGCGCAAATCCCACTGGGTGCTTGCGTTGAAATCGAACTGATTGCAGAGATTTAA